In Pseudorca crassidens isolate mPseCra1 chromosome 16, mPseCra1.hap1, whole genome shotgun sequence, one DNA window encodes the following:
- the CSGALNACT2 gene encoding chondroitin sulfate N-acetylgalactosaminyltransferase 2 isoform X3 yields the protein MPRRGLILQTRIHWLLLGLALLCSLILFLYLLECAPQTDGNASLPGIVGENYGKEYYQALLQEQEEHYQTRATSLKRQIAQLKQELQEMSEKMRSLQERKNVGANGIGYQGNKEQAPSDLLEFLHSQIDKAEVSIGAKLPSEYGVIPFESFTLMKVFQLEMGLTRHPEEKPVRKDKRDELVEVIEAGLEVINNPDEDDEQEDEDGPLGEKLVFNENDFIEGYYRTERDKGTLYELFFKKADLTEYRHVTLFRPFGPLMKVKSEMIDITRSIINIIVPLAERTEAFAQFMQNFRDVCIHQDKRIHLTVVYFGKEGLSKVKSILESVTSCGHSLRVQLWPAILLESFN from the exons ATGCCTAGAAGAGGATTGATTCTTCAGACCCGGATCCACTGGCTACTGTTGGGTCTCGCTTTACTCTGcagtttaatattatttttgtacCTTCTGGAATGTGCCCCCCAGACTGATGGAAATGCATCTCTTCCCGGTATCGTTGGGGAAAATTATGGTAAAGAGTATTATCAAGCCCTCCTACAGGAGCAGGAAGAACATTATCAAACCAGAGCAACCAGTCTGAAACGCCAGATTGCCCAATTAAAACAGGAATTGCAAGAAATGAGTGAGAAGATGAGATCACTGCAAGAGAGAAAGAATGTAGGGGCTAATGGCATAGGCTATCAAGGCAACAAAGAGCAAGCACCTAGTGATCTTTTAGAGTTTCTTCATTCACAAATTGACAAAGCTGAAGTTAGCATAGGAGCCAAACTACCTAGTGAGTATGGAGTCATTCCCTTTGAAAGTTTTACCTTAATGAAAGTATTCCAGTTGGAAATGGGTCTCACTCGCCATCCTGAGGAAAAACCAGTTAGAAAAGATAAGCGAGATGAATTGGTAGAAGTTATTGAAGCTGGCTTGGAGGTCATTAATAATCCTGATGAAGACGATGAACAGGAAGATGAGGATGGTCCCCTTGGAGAAAAACTGGTATTTAATGAAAATGACTTCATAGAAG GTTATTATCGCACTGAGAGAGATAAGGGCACACTGTATGAACTCTTTTTTAAGAAAGCAGACCTTACGGAATATAGACACGTGACTCTCTTCCGCCCTTTTGGACCTCTCATGAAAGTGAAGAGCGAGATGATTGACATTACTAGATCAATTATTAATATCATTGTGCCGCTTGCTGAAAGAACTGAAGCATTTGCACAGTTTATGCAGAACTTCAG GGATGTATGTATTCATCAGGACAAGAGAATTCATCTCACAGTGGTGTATTTTGGTAAAGAAGGACTATCTAAAGTCAAGTCTATCCTAGAATCTGTCACAAG TTGTGGCCATTCCCTAAGAGTCCAGCTTTGGCCGGCCATTCTTCTCGAATCGTTCAACTAA